Proteins from a genomic interval of Brachybacterium vulturis:
- a CDS encoding NAD(P)H-dependent glycerol-3-phosphate dehydrogenase, whose protein sequence is MTTPPTAPRRLAVLGAGSWGTTFARVLADGGSEVVLWARREEVAREIREQHSNRAYLPDHSLPETIHGTSDLGAALEGVDGVVIAIPAQSLRATLAPHAALPEVPVLSLTKGIERGTDARISEVIAAAGGAAPARIGVLSGPNLSAEIAERRPCASVVAAPSQQLAETFAAWCRAPYLRAYTSTDVVGVEVAGAVKNVIAIAVGAAVGLGHGHNTTASLITRGLAEITRLGVALGGQGETFAGLAGLGDLVATCASPLSRNHRLGLALGRGLDVEAAAAEVGQTAEGVATARAVADLAARLGVDMPITRAVVAVVDHGEGIDEVTTALLSRSVRPE, encoded by the coding sequence ATGACCACTCCACCGACCGCTCCCCGCCGTCTCGCCGTCCTCGGTGCCGGCAGCTGGGGCACCACCTTCGCCCGCGTCCTCGCCGACGGCGGGTCCGAGGTCGTGCTCTGGGCCCGCCGCGAGGAGGTCGCACGCGAGATCCGCGAGCAGCACAGCAACCGCGCCTATCTCCCTGACCATTCCCTGCCCGAGACGATCCACGGCACCTCCGACCTCGGCGCGGCGCTCGAGGGGGTCGACGGAGTCGTGATCGCGATCCCCGCCCAGTCGCTGCGCGCGACCCTCGCACCCCATGCCGCCCTGCCCGAGGTCCCGGTGCTGTCGCTGACCAAGGGGATCGAGCGCGGCACCGACGCCCGCATCAGCGAGGTCATCGCCGCGGCCGGGGGCGCGGCGCCGGCACGCATCGGAGTGCTCTCGGGACCGAACCTCTCGGCCGAGATCGCCGAGCGCCGCCCCTGCGCGAGCGTCGTCGCCGCCCCCTCCCAGCAGCTCGCGGAGACCTTCGCCGCCTGGTGCCGGGCACCCTACCTGCGGGCCTACACCTCCACCGACGTGGTCGGGGTGGAGGTCGCCGGCGCCGTGAAGAACGTCATCGCGATCGCGGTGGGCGCCGCGGTCGGGCTGGGGCACGGCCACAACACCACCGCCAGCCTGATCACCCGGGGCCTCGCCGAGATCACCCGGCTCGGCGTCGCACTCGGCGGCCAGGGGGAGACCTTCGCGGGCCTGGCCGGGCTGGGCGACCTGGTCGCCACCTGCGCGTCCCCGCTGAGCCGCAACCACCGCCTGGGCCTCGCCCTCGGGCGGGGGCTGGACGTGGAGGCCGCCGCCGCCGAGGTGGGCCAGACCGCCGAGGGCGTCGCCACCGCCCGGGCGGTCGCGGATCTCGCCGCGCGGCTCGGGGTGGACATGCCGATCACCCGAGCCGTGGTCGCCGTCGTGGACCATGGCGAGGGCATCGATGAGGTCACCACGGCGCTGTTGTCCCGCTCGGTCCGCCCCGAATGA